A stretch of the Nothobranchius furzeri strain GRZ-AD chromosome 5, NfurGRZ-RIMD1, whole genome shotgun sequence genome encodes the following:
- the LOC107379642 gene encoding uncharacterized protein — protein sequence MTAASPACSPASSHSSPACLPACHRHLRKGKALQTKLRLSSAPGMWLLLGALVVLVGMSVAVAGYVSAAPKPAGGRSSTHVERMKLAGPVVMGVGLFIFICAATLLYENRDREDLRQDTPDDLEDLKGGSCWEDSQEQWEHTDGEETSWATPAHPLPLSSQSPPFPPSPSNKHNISSKAPPPDAGATNEEEADATKEEKKGKSVLLTRVLHHQEPTPHTPSPCPSSSHDSVHSDSCNSSEINFNVRTDSEPPQN from the coding sequence ATGACAGCTGCAAGTCCTGCCTGCAGCCCCGCCTCCTCCCACTCATCACCTGCTTGCCTCCCAGCATGCCACAGACACCTGAGGAAGGGCAAAGCCCTCCAAACCAAGCTGCGCTTGAGCTCCGCCCCTGGCATGTGGCTGCTGCTGGGAGCGCTGGtggtgctggtggggatgagcgtaGCAGTGGCGGGCTACGTTTCTGCAGCACCAAAGCCAGCGGGCGGACGCAGCAGCACCCATGTTGAGAGGATGAAGCTGGCCGGCCCCGTGGTCATGGGGGTGGGGCTCTTCATCTTCATCTGCGCCGCCACGCTGCTTTATGAGAACCGGGACCGGGAGGACCTCAGACAAGACACACCTGACGACTTGGAGGACCTGAAGGGGGGGAGCTGCTGGGAAGATTCGCAGGAGCAGTGGGAGCAcacagatggggaggagacctccTGGGCCACTCCAGCTCACCCACTCCCCCTCTCAAGCCAGAGCCCCCCGTTTCCTCCGTCTCCCTCCAACAAGCACAACATCAGCAGCAAAGCGCCTCCTCCTGATGCAGGAGCCACAAACGAAGAGGAAGCAGATGCAACTAAGGAGGAGAAGAAAGGAAAGTCTGTCCTCCTCACCCGAGTCCTGCACCACCAGGAGCCCACTCCTCACACCCCCTCCCCctgtccctccagctctcacgacTCTGTCCACTCAGACTCATGCAACTCCAGTGAAATCAACTTTAACGTAAGGACAGATTCTGAACCTCCTCAGAACTGA